The genome window tttatttcagtaacCTTGTATTGATGACGCCAAATCACACTTCACATTGTCTTCTATGATATTTGGCAATTAAAAAGTCTTCAGACTGAACGACTGGCTGAATGGATGACCAGAATCAGACTTCTAGTCATTATGAATGCTTTCCGGGCCATCGTCTGGGaaccattatttatttttgttatatttggcACCCTCTATCGGACTGTTGATATAATGACAACGACGAATTTACCAAAATAAGTACAGATCCTGGGTCAGTCTCCGCAGAGGACCTATGTTTCGTGGTCTACTGTTATTGGTCCAGACACGCCATCTTGTCGTCCAATGACATGTAGACATCTGTTCGCTGGAGCGACTCTAAAATATCCcccttctcttccttctccaGAAGATATTCTCTATTTAGCAAGGGTATTGTTGGTAGCGGACAGTGGTCCTGAGATGGGGAAAATGCAAGTCTTGGGCGTAGTTGCGGTAATTTTGGTAGTATACTGCGTACATGCAAAGGTTTACTTTCGGGAGGAGTTTTTGGACGGTGGTAAGTTTGGCAGAGAAATTCATTATGCTGGTCGTGCAGGAGGTTAATTCATTGCACGTTTAGCTTGACTGTTAGCCATCTTTCGGTTAGAATAATCATTGCGAATTTTTCTTAAATCGTATTCTCACGAAACTAAGATTTCTTTAGTCAGCGGTTCAGTAAAAAAATACCTTCATTTTCAGCTTATTAACTTTAGCTAAGTTGATAACGTTAGCTGGCTAACCTTAACAAGGCCTCGAGAGCTAGCAAACGTTGAGTTATGCTACCCACAACTAACCTTGGGTTAACTAAGTAGCTAGCTAGATTTAGTAAAGTGGCAGTAAACTAAACAAATGTCACAATTATGAAACTTACCTTCCAAAGAGTAGCTAACGCACATGTGCATATACAGTTGGCTAATGTCAGTAATTTTCGGGAAGTACCTTGAAATAACTGATATGTGTCCCAAGTGTTAAACCTCGTTGAACTTACTGGTcgtttttttctgttcagatGAATGGAGAAGTCGCTGGATGGACTCCAAGCACAAGTCTGACTATGGAGAGTGGAAACTAACGGCTGGCAATTTCTATGGAGATGCTGAGAAAGACAAAGGTAAAGTTTTTAATGTTGAAATGACGTATTGATCAGTCACATGTCGTTCAAACCTGTCCCTTTTGTAAATATTGGAGGAAATAATGAATACATTGTTAGATTATGAAAAAGTTTGCTAGTTGCTACCTGATTCTGCAGCTATAATATTTACTGagttaaacaaaaacatattactGCCTCCACAGCTCAACTTCAGCATTGTAGCTTTGCTTGAAAAGCTCATCTCTCCTCCAGTTAAGTGCAGTGGtttctattttgtgtttgtcttcctAAAGATTTCTTTCATGCTTTCTCTTTCAGGTCTGCAGACAAGCCAAGATGCTCGTTTCTATGCCACCTCTGCCCGTTTTGAGCCTTTCAACAACGAGGGCAAGCCTTTGGTCATTCAGTTTACAGTCAAGCATGAGCAAAAGATTGACTGTGGTGGTGGCTATGTCAAGGTCTTCCCCACTGACTTGGATCAGAGTGCCATGCATGGAGATTCCACATACTACATCATGTTTGGTAAGTGGTTATGTTCCCAGGAAGCAACAGTTGTGGTCAAATGGTTATAATATCAGGATTTGCAATTTTTAGTGATTGTGTTAATCTATTTCACACAGGCCCTGATATTTGTGGCTACAGCACCAAGAAGGTTCACGTCATTTTCAATTACAAGGGCAAGAATCACCTCATCAAGAAAGAAGTAAAGTGCAAGGTAATTCTGACataagaaatgttaaaaaacattattattatcatctttaTCATAAAGTACAAACACACTCTCTACCAGTGGCTTAATCAAAACACTTCTGTTTCTTTTAGGATGATGAGTTGACCCATCTGTACACACTGATCCTGAATCCAGACCAGACCTATGAGGTGAAGATTGACAACAAGAAGGTAGAATCCGGCAGTCTGGAGGAGGACTGGGACTTCCTGCCTCCCAAGAAAATTAAGGACCCTGAAGCCAAGAAGCCAGAGGACTGGGATGACCGTGCCAAGATTGACGACGCTGATGACACCAAGCCTGAGGTGAATAAGCTTACTAATATACGTCTGCTGCCAGTAGCTTGTAGGTAATCAACCTCATCCAGTTTAAAATGTacctttgtttgtctttttctttgggTTTAAGTGTGGGACAAGATCTATTAATTGGCAATATGTCAGATCAAAATAGGACTCTTAAATAGTTTAAAATCAGGTTTGCTGGAAAGATCAACCacttaatataaaacatgttgaacaaGTAGACAATGATGGCAtgataattatgtttttgtgcCACCTTTTCCAGTGCTAGTAAGCAGATATACAGTTATTTTGTTTGCCACACTTTTATTGAGAGGCAGACCTTTTTCAATCAATTTTATTGCATTGACAGTGGGAATTTATATAAgtattcaaaatattttatattatctgTTGCTGCCCAGTACAGCTGTAGTCTTTTACTATTGTCCATTAATCATGCCTTGAATCAAGGGTACGTCCAAACTTCCAATTACAACTCTATTTCTTTAACCTCCCATCTTGGGGTTATTTCTTCTCCTTTAGGACTGGGACAAACCTGAAAACATTCCAGACCCTGATGCTAAAAAGCCTGATGATTGGGATGAGGATATGGATGGAGAGTGGGAGCCTCCCATGATCCCCAACCCCGAGTACAAGGTAGGCTTAAGATGGGTAGTCATTCTACAAGAGCCTGTGCTTTTAATTATCTGTTGTGCCTAAAAAAGTTAAACATTCACTCCGCTGATGCCTTTACAGCATAATAAATAGCTTCTCTATTCCAGGGAGAATGGAAACCCAAGCAGATCGACAATCCCAACTACAAAGGAGCCTGGGTACACCCTGAGATTGACAATCCTGAATACAGTCCTGATTCCACCATCTACAAGTTCGACAACATTGGTGTTTTAGGTCTCGATCTCTGGCAGGTTAGAGAGGAAGAAATACATCTTTTGAGTATTAATGTTATTACTGTAATGATGCCAAAGCTAACATTTTTATGGTTCATCTCAGGTGAAATCCGGTACCATCTTTGACAACTTCCTGATCACAGATGACGTGAAGGAAGCAGAAGACATTGGGAATGAGACATGGGGCGTCACAAAGGTATGCTGGTGCTGCAATTCATATTTCCATATTTAGTATATCAGTACGGCAAATGAAACCGTTGCCTGTGAAATACAAATTAGATTAGAAGACATGGCTCATCATTATCGGGACTTTCCCCACAGGAaccagagaggaaaatgaaacaggaGCAAGATGAcctgaaacaaaaagaagaggaggagaagaccAAAGAGCAAGATACCGCTGCTGAGGACGATGATGATGTGGATGAAGACATAGACGACGAGGGAGAAGAAGATGGGGAGGAAGAAACAAAGGAAGACATGGAGGAGGGACTTTCAGAAACAGATGAGGAGGAAGCAAAGCATAAAGATGAGCTTTGAGGAGGTCTggccagatttttttttctgtcctgcCTCCTAGAGAAACTCTGTCCTGTATTTTCCAGGGGTATTGTGGCTGCTGTGCATCCTTTCCCTGAGATTTGGACACAACCCAACTTGGGGGGTTTATATAGTAAAGGGTGGATGTTTATGGACTtagtttctctttcattttggTCATGATGCCGCCCTGTTGCCTCTGAGCTGCTGGGTAGATTCTAAGGTTTTCCACCTTCCACCACATCCATTCCTCACACGCTCTATCAGCAATTTgtaaaaacagagaatatgGAGGCACTGGCATCCACTGTTGTCTTGATTTTCTTGATCTATTTGTCTAACTTTTAATTGCAGATTCCCTTGCACAGTTCCTCACCGGTTAGAGTACATTGACAGTTGATTATAAGCTGTAGTAAATGTGACAAATTGAGGTTTGCAGATGTCAAACTGTTCAGATTCCAACGTTAACTTTATTGTCCCCAAAGGGAAATTTCTCTTGCAGcacagtaaaacataaaatgcacataaaacagaacatataatatataaaatgtaagacttatcaaaaaatacagacagaaatacagacTGTAATATAATGTAACTTATTCTGGTTACATCTGTGGCACTGACTTTATTTTCCTTTCCCCACTCTATAAggcagaaatgaatgaaatcttTAGACATAAATGAATCTTCATCTAAGTGTACAATGCAATTGTTTTTCTACATTGAAAAGGCATGAATTCATCATGTCTTCATGGTAATGTGACGGGACCTGCATAATATCCTGAAAGTCTGGAGAAACAGATGGTGAGCCCCTGGTgtgactgatgacatcactttggGTCACACACTTATTTTTATTGGACAGAATGTTATTGATACCAAAGTTTTTATTAAAAGATTATAACCATGTTGGTCCTGTCATATTTTTCACTGCATATGCTCACATTTTGGAAGTATGTAGTTTAAATGTAAGTTAGCTTACTTCACAACCAcaatttgttttcatgttttacagcattagacaaaatgaaaaactaaaccATGAACCTGCCATATCACAATATTGAAATCAAGATTAGTTTTACTGAGAAATGCTGGTTGTATAATGGTAAAAGCCTACTCTATCTCTGGGGGAGGTTTCATATGATTCATGCAACTACAGGAAAAAATGACCGACTATGAGATATGACTGTGTTTGTTTCACAAAATAGGTGACATTTCATCTTACTGCAtgacctttttttgttttacaggtaaTGGATTTCAATTTATCTTTGTAATAAGATAATTCAAACAAACttgaaaattttaaatttatgtATGTGAAATTTGGCTACTAAGGTAAAAATGCAGTTTATGTTGTGATATAGTGGTGCAAACTACCACAGTGAAGGTCTTTGGATAGTTGCCTGCTTTACCTGACAAGTAATCCAACCTTGCTGTTTTTTAAGAAATGATAAGGGTGAATTCATGGTATGAACCTGGTAAGACCTATGTGCATACAGCAACTTTGAGCAACATCCATTTACaatgagaaaacagaaatgttcaCTAACAATAACTACAGTGAGTTACAAGGCAGGGCAGTGTGGCATTTATGTTATGAATTAATGGGTGTGATGACAAGTTCAGCATGTTGCTacctttaaaggtgcagtgtgtagaatttagtgggcATCCAGTGGAACGgactttgcagaaatggaatattaaATTActaagtatgtttttattagtgtatatttacctgaaaataagaattgtgtttttgttagcttagaatgagccctttatatctacatagggagtgggtcctcttctaCGGAACCTGCCATGTTGTacctccatgtttctacagtagcccagaatggacaaaccaaactctAGAGCACCCTTCTTCTTTGCGCGTTTTGTCGCCACAATAGGTTCTCGTACACGCCAGAATTGGAGGGGCTGAGGggaagggtattcagttggttgcaatctttAACCTCacctctagatgccactaaatcttacacactggtcctttaaatcagGCTTCCACCTCTGTTTGTACTGGCACAATACATTTTCCCATATCTAATCCCTCTCAGCACCAGTCACTGCTCCAGTTTACACCCACCGGCCCGGCCCGTCAgcgatattttttttccacccgCATTCTGTGAAGACccgcccctactctgcctctgattggctctgaccctgataaACCTAACCAATCTTACCAACGAAGGCAACgtgtactagccaatcagaggcggagtagggcgggtctttgCGGAATgcaggtgggaaaaaaataagacgTCTCATCTGTCGCCGCTCGTGCTCGTCCGGTTAAGGGGCGTTCGCGCGCTCCCGAGACACCAGGAAATATGGCGGCGCTTATGACTCTCAATCAGGTAACAACTTCCAGTATCTTGGGAAAAGTGGCGAATTTTTATATTGATCATTACCAAGTGACAGTTACAGTCGCTATACACTCTCACCACACAACTAACTACTCTACCAGCAGTGGTGGATATTAGCTAGTGGGGCCGTATTAGAAACAATTCGTTGTCAATCAGGTTAAGTTAACATGGTTAGCTAGGTTAAGGACAGCAGAGGCACTGTGCGTTTAAATGGAGGAGAGAAGCTACTGTCGCAGGGAAAGTAGTAGTTAACAGTGAGGATGgtattaatgaaaataaatgcgTGGTTAAACTGAACAACAACCAACATttagttagctaacgttagcgtcGGACTGACTTGATGATGTAACTGCAATCTGCTAACGTTACAGCTATTGTGATCCTACAGCCTAACGTGGAGGTTGTGCTAGCTGACACTATTGTTTGGAATTAATTTATGTGTTTCCCGTCTTTTCTAGTTATCAAGTGGAAACCCAGCCTATGAGAGCTATTACAGACAGGTAAAGTCGGAGCTACTGCTGTGTTCatctctttcaatgttcatttagcTGTATATCACCAGTCATATACAATCAAttaatgtttcatgtctgtttatttctgctctgcCTACTTCATGTGTTTCGTTGATTCTTTGCAGCTGGATCCAGGAAACAGTGGCAAAATATCAGCCGGAGATGCAGCTCAGTTCCTTAAGAAATCAGGGCTGTCAGACAGTACATTGGGAAAGGTGGAtcatacacacatcatacatccactcacaaacacattcatatatGTGCTCACTGCCATCTTgactttaatttagttttttaaaaaaataaatttagtaattttttgtttttatcgtttgtttttttagatttgGGATCTGGCAGATTCAGAAAGAAAAGGCTACTTGGACAAGCGGGTAACACCAAGTTTCTCTGTAAATTTGCTGCCAGTGGTGATGCTGATGTTTGCACAAAACACACCtaactttcttcctctttcataGGGTTTCTTCATAGCTTTAAGACTGGTGGCCTCAGCACAGGGCGGAAATGACATCAGTCTCAACAACCTCAATCAGACTTTAGCGGCACCCAA of Thunnus thynnus chromosome 12, fThuThy2.1, whole genome shotgun sequence contains these proteins:
- the calr3b gene encoding calreticulin 3b — translated: MGKMQVLGVVAVILVVYCVHAKVYFREEFLDGDEWRSRWMDSKHKSDYGEWKLTAGNFYGDAEKDKGLQTSQDARFYATSARFEPFNNEGKPLVIQFTVKHEQKIDCGGGYVKVFPTDLDQSAMHGDSTYYIMFGPDICGYSTKKVHVIFNYKGKNHLIKKEVKCKDDELTHLYTLILNPDQTYEVKIDNKKVESGSLEEDWDFLPPKKIKDPEAKKPEDWDDRAKIDDADDTKPEDWDKPENIPDPDAKKPDDWDEDMDGEWEPPMIPNPEYKGEWKPKQIDNPNYKGAWVHPEIDNPEYSPDSTIYKFDNIGVLGLDLWQVKSGTIFDNFLITDDVKEAEDIGNETWGVTKEPERKMKQEQDDLKQKEEEEKTKEQDTAAEDDDDVDEDIDDEGEEDGEEETKEDMEEGLSETDEEEAKHKDEL